One region of Capsicum annuum cultivar UCD-10X-F1 unplaced genomic scaffold, UCD10Xv1.1 ctg2578, whole genome shotgun sequence genomic DNA includes:
- the LOC124890833 gene encoding LRR receptor-like serine/threonine-protein kinase EFR, whose translation MPVTARVPARVMTLSGNLHNGLCNGLPKLQELHLSENKLHGHMSKSLSNCSQLQKLSLSENVFDGPINSGIGRLANLQMSSLGSNHFTSMIYLVNASAILSNYFRINLYYTLTAGIMPQEIGDLVNLMKLGVERSDYRLCPNLHFQHLISAIFVSVEKQSQNLTYLSLSFNPLNSMLPVSAVNLSTSLIKLYAGSCRIKGRVSNVVGNLSNLIDIDLSEIILRLDVIDLTQNQFSGSLPNCLGNVTSLGEIHLGSNILSSNIPPSLGNLKDLVVLDLSSNNMVGSLPPQIGNLKAVTLIDLSMNRFSNRIPKEIGGLQNLVHLSLRNNELQGSMPDSMNNMFFNVSENKLYSEIPSGGPFKNLLSQFFIYNEALCGSSRFSVPPCLTSSEHKSNRKRLLAPILLLGIALLYVTITFVFVLRYRRGKRTPQQADSLSTIIRERISYYELLQATDALSESNLIGSGSFSSVYKGTLTSGNLITVKVFNLKLEAAFKSFDTECEVLRGLRHRNLVKVITSCSNLDLRL comes from the exons atgcccgtcacggCTAGGGTCccggctcgggtcatgacactaTCAGGAAATCTTCACAATGGTTTATGCAATGGTCTGCCAAAACTCCAAGAGCTTCATCTATCAGAAAACAAGCTTCATGGTCATATGTCTAAAAGCTTATCCAATTGCTCACAACTTCAAAAGTTGTCTTTATCGGAAAATGTTTTTGATGGACCAATAAATAGTGGAATTGGAAGATTAGCTAATCTGCAGATGTCGTCTCTCGGATCTAACCATTTTACTAGTATGATTTATCTTGTGAATGCTAGTGCTATTTTATCTAATTACTTCAGAATTAATTTGTATTACACATTAACTGCAGGGATAATGCCACAAGAAATTGGAGATCTTGTTAATTTAATGAAATTAGGTGTGGAGAGATCAGATTACCGGCTCTGTCCCAATCTCCATTTTCAACATCTCATCTCTGCAATTTTTGTCTCTGTGGAGAAACAATCTCA AAATTTAACGTATCTTAGTCTATCTTTCAACCCTCTAAACAGCATGCTTCCAGTATCTGCAGTGAATCTTTCCACGTCTCTTATAAAGCTTTATGCCGGGAGTTGCAGAATAAAAGGGCGAGTTTCAAATGTAGTTGGAAACTTAAGCAACTTAATAGACATCGACCTTTCCGAAATAATCTTG CGCTTGGATGTcatagacttgactcaaaatcaattttcaggTTCTCTTCCTAATTGTTTAGGAAACGTTACTTCCCTTGGAGAGATACATTTGGGTTCCAATATATTGAGTTCCAATATACCACCAAGCTTAGGGAACCTTAAAGATCTAGTGGTTCTTGACTTATCATCAAACAACATGGTAGGTTCTTTACCTCCACAAATTGGAAATCTAAAGGCTGTGACACTGATTGATTTGTCAATGaatagattttcaaatagaattccTAAAGAAATTGGAGGATTGCAAAATCTAGTGCACCTTTCATTGAGAAACAATGAGTTGCAAGGATCTATGCCTGACTCAATGAACAACATG TTTTTCAATGTTTCTGAAAATAAATTGTACAGTGAAATACCCTCGGGGGGTCCTTTCAAGAACCTCTTGAGTCAGTTTTTCATCTACAATGAAGCACTGTGTGgttcttcaagatttagtgtcccGCCATGCCTAACTTCATCAGAGCACAAATCAAATAGGAAAAGATTGCTAGCTCCAATTCTTTTGCTAGGAATTGCACTTCTGTATGTTACTATCACTTTTGTGTTTGTATTAAGGTATAGAAGAGGTAAAAGAACTCCTCAACAAGCTGATTCATTGTCTACAATAATAAGAGAAAGAATTTCATACTATGAATTGCTCCAAGCAACTGATGCACTTAGTGAGAGTAATTTGATTGGTTCTGGAAGTTTTAGCTCTGTGTACAAAGGTACTCTCACAAGTGGGAATCTGATTACAGTTAAAGTGTTTAATCTGAAATTGGAAGCGGCATTCAAGAGTTTTGATACAGAATGTGAAGTTTTGCGCGGCCTTCGTCATAGGAATCTCGTTAAAGTCATCACTAGTTGTTCTAATCTTGATTTAAGGCTTTAG